One genomic window of Cannabis sativa cultivar Pink pepper isolate KNU-18-1 chromosome 2, ASM2916894v1, whole genome shotgun sequence includes the following:
- the LOC115719035 gene encoding protein HIRA isoform X1 — MIAEKPSWIRHEGMQIFSIDVQPGGLRVATGGGDHKVRIWNMKSLGRDVEKEESTQRLLATLRDHFGSVNCVRWAKHGRYLASGSDDQVILVHERKPGSGTTEFGSGEPPDVENWKVTLTLRGHTADVVDLNWSPDDSTLASGSLDNTVHIWNMSNGICTAVLRGHSSLVKGVTWDPIGSFVASQSDDKTVIIWRTSDWSLAHRTDGHWTKSLGSTFFRRLGWSPCGHFITTTHGFQKPRHSAPVLERGEWTATFDFLGHNAPVIVVKFNHSMFRRNATSSQETKTTASAGWANGTSKAGAKEPQPYNVIAIGSQDRTITVWTTASPRPLFVAKHFFTQSVVDLSWSPDGYSLFACSLDGSVASFHFESKELGTRLSDSELDELKRSRYGDVRGRQANLAESPAQLLLEAASAKQAPSKKPVSDVQQNPILTKPAVEIVLATKAPVPQVDERKKVGAGTGDGLNKVSTSTRRMASPVKQREYRRPDGRKRIIPEAVGMTPQQDNISSGAQCQALEFPPPSSDPRKEDNGPVPADSTVRESSLRASTSKTPDLKERSGVTAKATITESLVIEKVSAAPGRDGTVNVEQSGTVRACTSTGTCNAISIRVFDKKEGEDAVPVCLEARQREHALNDIVGLGSTFIMKETEINCTRGSELLWSDRISGNVTVLAGNANFWAVGSEDGCLQIYTKCGRRAMPTMMMGSAATFIDCDECWKLLLVTKKGSMYVWDLFNRKCLLQDSLASLFVANTSASAKDAGSIKVISAKLSRSGSPLVVLATRHAFLFDMSLMCWLRVADDCFPASNFASSWNLSSVQSGELAALQVDVRKYLARKPGWSRVTDDGVQTRAHLESQLASSLALKSPKEYRQCLLSYVRFLAREADESRLREVCESFLGPPTGMAESTSLDPKNLAWDPFVLGIRKHKLLREDILPAMATNRKVQRLLNEFMDILSEYESVEADTQRKTQIAAPPCTTADPMDYVPSSATNRIDSTPATTVGVEIQTLPTTITKEKDNTTEQENYARKTDRVDLNSPLIDEMDACS, encoded by the exons ATGATTGCTGAGAAACCTAGTTGGATAAGACATGAGGGAATGCAAATATTCTCCATTGATGTTCAACCTGGTGGGCTTAGGGTTGCTACTGGTGGGGGTGATCATAAG GTCAGGATATGGAACATGAAATCTCTGGGCAGAGATGTGGAAAAGGAAGAATCAACACAAAGGCTTCTTGCAACACTTCGCGATCACTTTGGATCTGTCAACTGTGTTAGATGGGCCAAGCATGGTAGATATCTTGCGTCTGGGTCTGACGATCAAGTGATTTTAGTTCATGAGAGGAAGCCTGGTTCAGGGACAACCGAGTTTGGTAGCGGGGAGCCTCCAGATGTTGAGAATTGGAAAGTTACATTGACTTTGAGGGGACATACTGCTGATGTG GTGGATCTCAATTGGTCTCCTGATGACTCGACATTGGCTAGTGGGAGTTTAGATAACACTGTACATATATGGAATATGAGCAATGGCATCTGCACTGCTGTTCTTAGGGGTCACTCTAGCCTGGTCAAAGGTGTGACCTGGGATCCCATTGGCTCTTTTGTAGCAAGTCAATCAGATGATAAGACTGTTATTATATGGCGAACAAGTGACTGGAGTCTTGCTCATAGAACAGATGGTCACTGGACAAAATCG CTCGGATCTACCTTTTTCAGGCGACTTGGATGGTCCCCTTGTGGTCATTTTATTACCACCACACACGGGTTCCAGAAACCAAGGCACTCAGCACCTGTTCTAGAGAGAGGGGAATGGACTGCAACCTTCGATTTTTTGGGACATAATGCTCCCGTAATTGTGGTGAAGTTTAATCATTCTATGTTCCGTAGGAATGCCACCAGTTCTCAGGAAACAAAAACTACTGCTAGTGCTGGATGGGCAAACGGGACTTCAAAGGCTGGAGCTAAAGAACCTCAACCATATAATGTAATTGCAATCGGGAGTCAAGATAGAACGATAACTGTTTGGACAACTGCAAGTCCTCGTCCTCTCTTTGTTGCTAAGCATTTTTTTACTCAAAGTGTTGTGGATTTATCGTG GAGTCCTGATGGGTACTCGCTTTTTGCATGTTCCTTGGATGGTTCAGTGGCTAGTTTCCATTTCGAGTCAAAAGAACTTGGCACCAGGCTTAGTGATTCCGAGTTAGATGAACTGAAAAGAAGTCGGTATGGTGATGTAAGAGGTCGGCAGGCAAATTTGGCTGAAAGTCCAGCACAGTTATTGCTTGAAGCTGCTTCTGCCAAGCAAGCCCCGAGCAAAAAACCAGTTTCAGATGTTCAGCAAAACCCGATACTTACAAAACCTGCTGTTGAGATTGTGCTTGCAACAAAGGCTCCTGTGCCTCAGGTTGATGAAAGGAAGAAAGTTGGAGCAGGTACTGGTGACGGGTTGAATAAAGTTTCAACATCTACTCGTCGTATGGCAAGTCCTGTCAAACAGAGGGAGTATAGACGACCCGATGGTAGAAAGAGGATTATTCCTGAAGCTGTCGGAATGACTCCTCAGCAGGATAACATTTCTTCTGGGGCTCAATGCCAAGCACTGGAGTTCCCTCCTCCATCATCTGATCCCAGAAAGGAAGATAACGGACCGGTTCCTGCTGACTCTACTGTCAGAGAAAGCTCACTAAGAGCTTCAACTAGCAAAACACCGGATTTGAAAGAGCGGTCTGGAGTCACTGCAAAGGCTACAATTACCGAGAGTCTTGTTATCGAGAAAGTTTCTGCTGCTCCTGGTAGAGATGGAACCGTAAATGTGGAACAGTCGGGGACTGTTAGGGCCTGTACTTCAACTGGTACTTGTAATGCTATTTCGATTAGGGTGTTTGACAAAAAGGAAGGGGAGGATGCCGTTCCAGTTTGCTTGGAAGCACGACAACGGGAACATGCTTTGAATGACATTGTTGGATTGGGAAGCACATTTATCATGAAGGAAACTGAAATTAATTGCACAAGGGGGTCTGAATTACTTTGGTCCGATAGGATCTCGGGCAATGTCACTGTTTTAGCAGGAAATGCAAACTTTTGGGCCGTCGGGTCTGAAGATGGATGCCTTCAG ATTTACACGAAGTGTGGGAGACGTGCTATGCCAACCATGATGATGGGATCCGCGGCAACATTTATAGATTGCGATGAGTGCTGGAAGCTGCTATTGGTCACAAAGAAAGGTTCCATGTATGTATGGGACTTATTCAACCGGAAATGTCTTCTTCAAGATTCGTTGGCATCTTTGTTTGTTGCTAACACAAGTGCATCTGCGAAAGACGCAG GGTCAATCAAAGTTATATCAGCAAAGTTGTCGAGATCTGGATCACCACTTGTTGTTCTTGCCACTCGCCATGCCTTCCTTTTCGACATGAGCCTCATGTGTTGGTTGAGGGTTGCAGATGATTGTTTCCCTGCTTCAAATTTCGCAAGCTCGTGGAATCTAAGTTCAGTTCAGAGTGGCGAGTTGGCTGCCTTGCAGGTTGATGTTAGAAAATATTTGGCCCGGAAGCCTGGTTGGAGCAG GGTGACTGACGATGGAGTGCAGACACGAGCTCATTTAGAATCTCAGTTGGCTTCTTCATTGGCTTTGAAGTCTCCTAAGGAATATCGTCAATGTCTACTGTCGTATGTACGCTTTTTGGCAAG AGAAGCAGATGAGTCTCGCCTACGAGAAGTTTGTGAGAGTTTTCTCGGACCTCCAACTGGGATGGCTGAATCCACGTCTTTAGATCCGAAGAACTTGGCTTGGGATCCTTTTGTGCTT GGAATAAGGAAACATAAACTCTTAAGGGAAGATATTCTACCCGCGATGGCAACAAATAGAAAAGTTCAGCGTTTGCTCAATGAATTTATGGACATTCTCTCGGAATATGAAAGTGTTGAAGCTGACACACAACGAAAAACTCAGATTGCTGCTCCACCATGTACAACAGCCGATCCAATGGACTATGTACCATCATCAGCAACGAATCGAATAGATTCTACTCCTGCAACAACAGTTGGAGTCGAGATTCAGACTCTTCCTACTAccataacaaaagaaaaagacaaTACAACAGAGCAAGAAAATTATGCTCGAAAAACAGATCGAGTTGATCTAAACTCCCCATTGATAGACGAAATGGATGCGTGTTCATGA
- the LOC115719035 gene encoding protein HIRA isoform X2, whose amino-acid sequence MSNGICTAVLRGHSSLVKGVTWDPIGSFVASQSDDKTVIIWRTSDWSLAHRTDGHWTKSLGSTFFRRLGWSPCGHFITTTHGFQKPRHSAPVLERGEWTATFDFLGHNAPVIVVKFNHSMFRRNATSSQETKTTASAGWANGTSKAGAKEPQPYNVIAIGSQDRTITVWTTASPRPLFVAKHFFTQSVVDLSWSPDGYSLFACSLDGSVASFHFESKELGTRLSDSELDELKRSRYGDVRGRQANLAESPAQLLLEAASAKQAPSKKPVSDVQQNPILTKPAVEIVLATKAPVPQVDERKKVGAGTGDGLNKVSTSTRRMASPVKQREYRRPDGRKRIIPEAVGMTPQQDNISSGAQCQALEFPPPSSDPRKEDNGPVPADSTVRESSLRASTSKTPDLKERSGVTAKATITESLVIEKVSAAPGRDGTVNVEQSGTVRACTSTGTCNAISIRVFDKKEGEDAVPVCLEARQREHALNDIVGLGSTFIMKETEINCTRGSELLWSDRISGNVTVLAGNANFWAVGSEDGCLQIYTKCGRRAMPTMMMGSAATFIDCDECWKLLLVTKKGSMYVWDLFNRKCLLQDSLASLFVANTSASAKDAGSIKVISAKLSRSGSPLVVLATRHAFLFDMSLMCWLRVADDCFPASNFASSWNLSSVQSGELAALQVDVRKYLARKPGWSRVTDDGVQTRAHLESQLASSLALKSPKEYRQCLLSYVRFLAREADESRLREVCESFLGPPTGMAESTSLDPKNLAWDPFVLGIRKHKLLREDILPAMATNRKVQRLLNEFMDILSEYESVEADTQRKTQIAAPPCTTADPMDYVPSSATNRIDSTPATTVGVEIQTLPTTITKEKDNTTEQENYARKTDRVDLNSPLIDEMDACS is encoded by the exons ATGAGCAATGGCATCTGCACTGCTGTTCTTAGGGGTCACTCTAGCCTGGTCAAAGGTGTGACCTGGGATCCCATTGGCTCTTTTGTAGCAAGTCAATCAGATGATAAGACTGTTATTATATGGCGAACAAGTGACTGGAGTCTTGCTCATAGAACAGATGGTCACTGGACAAAATCG CTCGGATCTACCTTTTTCAGGCGACTTGGATGGTCCCCTTGTGGTCATTTTATTACCACCACACACGGGTTCCAGAAACCAAGGCACTCAGCACCTGTTCTAGAGAGAGGGGAATGGACTGCAACCTTCGATTTTTTGGGACATAATGCTCCCGTAATTGTGGTGAAGTTTAATCATTCTATGTTCCGTAGGAATGCCACCAGTTCTCAGGAAACAAAAACTACTGCTAGTGCTGGATGGGCAAACGGGACTTCAAAGGCTGGAGCTAAAGAACCTCAACCATATAATGTAATTGCAATCGGGAGTCAAGATAGAACGATAACTGTTTGGACAACTGCAAGTCCTCGTCCTCTCTTTGTTGCTAAGCATTTTTTTACTCAAAGTGTTGTGGATTTATCGTG GAGTCCTGATGGGTACTCGCTTTTTGCATGTTCCTTGGATGGTTCAGTGGCTAGTTTCCATTTCGAGTCAAAAGAACTTGGCACCAGGCTTAGTGATTCCGAGTTAGATGAACTGAAAAGAAGTCGGTATGGTGATGTAAGAGGTCGGCAGGCAAATTTGGCTGAAAGTCCAGCACAGTTATTGCTTGAAGCTGCTTCTGCCAAGCAAGCCCCGAGCAAAAAACCAGTTTCAGATGTTCAGCAAAACCCGATACTTACAAAACCTGCTGTTGAGATTGTGCTTGCAACAAAGGCTCCTGTGCCTCAGGTTGATGAAAGGAAGAAAGTTGGAGCAGGTACTGGTGACGGGTTGAATAAAGTTTCAACATCTACTCGTCGTATGGCAAGTCCTGTCAAACAGAGGGAGTATAGACGACCCGATGGTAGAAAGAGGATTATTCCTGAAGCTGTCGGAATGACTCCTCAGCAGGATAACATTTCTTCTGGGGCTCAATGCCAAGCACTGGAGTTCCCTCCTCCATCATCTGATCCCAGAAAGGAAGATAACGGACCGGTTCCTGCTGACTCTACTGTCAGAGAAAGCTCACTAAGAGCTTCAACTAGCAAAACACCGGATTTGAAAGAGCGGTCTGGAGTCACTGCAAAGGCTACAATTACCGAGAGTCTTGTTATCGAGAAAGTTTCTGCTGCTCCTGGTAGAGATGGAACCGTAAATGTGGAACAGTCGGGGACTGTTAGGGCCTGTACTTCAACTGGTACTTGTAATGCTATTTCGATTAGGGTGTTTGACAAAAAGGAAGGGGAGGATGCCGTTCCAGTTTGCTTGGAAGCACGACAACGGGAACATGCTTTGAATGACATTGTTGGATTGGGAAGCACATTTATCATGAAGGAAACTGAAATTAATTGCACAAGGGGGTCTGAATTACTTTGGTCCGATAGGATCTCGGGCAATGTCACTGTTTTAGCAGGAAATGCAAACTTTTGGGCCGTCGGGTCTGAAGATGGATGCCTTCAG ATTTACACGAAGTGTGGGAGACGTGCTATGCCAACCATGATGATGGGATCCGCGGCAACATTTATAGATTGCGATGAGTGCTGGAAGCTGCTATTGGTCACAAAGAAAGGTTCCATGTATGTATGGGACTTATTCAACCGGAAATGTCTTCTTCAAGATTCGTTGGCATCTTTGTTTGTTGCTAACACAAGTGCATCTGCGAAAGACGCAG GGTCAATCAAAGTTATATCAGCAAAGTTGTCGAGATCTGGATCACCACTTGTTGTTCTTGCCACTCGCCATGCCTTCCTTTTCGACATGAGCCTCATGTGTTGGTTGAGGGTTGCAGATGATTGTTTCCCTGCTTCAAATTTCGCAAGCTCGTGGAATCTAAGTTCAGTTCAGAGTGGCGAGTTGGCTGCCTTGCAGGTTGATGTTAGAAAATATTTGGCCCGGAAGCCTGGTTGGAGCAG GGTGACTGACGATGGAGTGCAGACACGAGCTCATTTAGAATCTCAGTTGGCTTCTTCATTGGCTTTGAAGTCTCCTAAGGAATATCGTCAATGTCTACTGTCGTATGTACGCTTTTTGGCAAG AGAAGCAGATGAGTCTCGCCTACGAGAAGTTTGTGAGAGTTTTCTCGGACCTCCAACTGGGATGGCTGAATCCACGTCTTTAGATCCGAAGAACTTGGCTTGGGATCCTTTTGTGCTT GGAATAAGGAAACATAAACTCTTAAGGGAAGATATTCTACCCGCGATGGCAACAAATAGAAAAGTTCAGCGTTTGCTCAATGAATTTATGGACATTCTCTCGGAATATGAAAGTGTTGAAGCTGACACACAACGAAAAACTCAGATTGCTGCTCCACCATGTACAACAGCCGATCCAATGGACTATGTACCATCATCAGCAACGAATCGAATAGATTCTACTCCTGCAACAACAGTTGGAGTCGAGATTCAGACTCTTCCTACTAccataacaaaagaaaaagacaaTACAACAGAGCAAGAAAATTATGCTCGAAAAACAGATCGAGTTGATCTAAACTCCCCATTGATAGACGAAATGGATGCGTGTTCATGA
- the LOC133034610 gene encoding pentatricopeptide repeat-containing protein At2g27610: MNFSRTILLNQTLLHKSLLGSHSQSLNIRHFSSLKEICHHSQSVHHLFDKSPRRDLSDYNHLLFDYSRGNRNKEALNLFVGLHSCDFPIDESTLSCVLKVCHCLFDQVGGKQVHCESIKSGFEANLSVGNSLIDMYMKTECVGDGRRVFDEMGFRNFESWIALFTGYVKNGLNDLIPDSFCQMFASGVKPNPLTLATVIGAVANRGLVEEGSQFHTLVVKNGYESSTFVCNSLINMYSKSGLINDARVVFDSVENKEAVTWNSMIAGYVTNGLDLDAFKMFHWMSVVGEKFTQPAFASVIKSCAKLKELGFAKQLHCWVSKSGLGFDHNIKTALMVAYSKCSEMDDAFKIFSTMKGVQNVVTWTALISGYLQNGVTERAVDLFCRMSRDGVRPNHFTYSTILMAHYPMFILQVHGQVVKTNYEISSTVGTSLLDAYVKMGNVKEAAKVFELIDEKDIVTWSAMLAGYAQMGEMDGAVQIFLQLVKEGIRPNEFTFSSVIHACAGTLASAEQGKQFHGLTIKSRLNNALCVSSALVTMYAKRGNIESANEVFTRQRDRDLISWNSMISGFAQHGQGNKALQIFEDMQKQKLEMDGITFIGVISACTHAGLVDEGQRYFDMMIRDHHINPTMEHFSCMVDLYSRAGMLEKAMDIINEMPFPAGATVWRTLLSACHVRRNLELGKIAAEKLISLQPEDSAAYVLMSNIYAASGNWQERAVVRKLMDERKVKKEAGYSWIEVRNKTYSFVAGDLSHPMAEQIYSKLEELSIRLKDMGYQPDTNYVLHDVEEEHKAAILSQHSERLAIAFGLIATPPGTPIQIVKNLRVCGDCHNVIKLISLIEERYIVVRDSNRFHHFKNGVCSCGDYW; this comes from the coding sequence ATGAATTTCTCTCGAAcaattctgttaaaccaaactCTGCTCCATAAGTCCTTATTGGGTTCTCATTCCCAATCCTTAAATATCAGACATTTCTCTTCTCTTAAAGAAATTTGCCACCATTCTCAAAGTGTCCACCACCTGTTTGATAAAAGTCCAAGAAGAGACCTTTCAGATTACAATCACTTGCTTTTCGATTATTCCCGCGGTAATCGGAACAAGGAAGCActtaatctctttgttggtctTCATAGTTGTGATTTTCCAATAGATGAGTCCACTCTTTCTTGTGTATTAAAAGTTTGTCATTGCTTGTTTGATCAAGTTGGTGGTAAACAGGTTCATTGTGAGTCTATAAAATCTGGTTTTGAGGCAAATTTAAGTGTTGGGAATTCACTTATTGATATGTATATGAAAACTGAGTGTGTTGGTGATGGAAGGAGAGTTTTTGATGAAATGGGGTTTAGAAATTTTGAGTCTTGGATTGCTTTGTTCACTGGTTATGTCAAAAATGGATTGAATGATCTTATACCTGATTCGTTTTGTCAAATGTTTGCTAGTGGGGTAAAGCCTAATCCTTTGACATTAGCTACTGTTATTGGGGCTGTGGCGAATCGAGGTTTGGTTGAGGAGGGAAGTCAATTTCATACATTGGTAGTAAAGAATGGCTATGAGTCAAGTACATTTGTATGTAACTCTTTGATTAATATGTATTCGAAATCGGGTTTGATAAATGATGCTAGAGTTGTTTTCGATAGTGTGGAGAATAAGGAGGCGGTTACTTGGAATAGTATGATTGCAGGGTATGTTACAAATGGGCTTGATCTTGACGCTTTTAAAATGTTTCATTGGATGAGTGTTGTAGGTGAGAAGTTCACACAACCGGCATTTGCTTCTGTAATTAAGTCTTGTGCTAAACTTAAGGAATTGGGTTTTGCTAAGCAACTTCATTGTTGGGTTTCGAAAAGTGGATTGGGATTTGATCATAATATTAAAACAGCCCTTATGGTGGCTTATAGTAAATGCAGTGAAATGGATGATGCCTTTAAGATTTTCTCGACGATGAAAGGTGTTCAGAATGTGGTAACTTGGACTGCTTTGATAAGTGGTTACTTGCAGAACGGTGTAACAGAGCGAGCAGTGGATTTATTTTGTCGAATGAGTAGGGACGGTGTGAGGCCGAACCATTTCACTTATTCTACAATCCTTATGGCTCATTATCCGATGTTTATACTACAAGTTCATGGACAAGTTGTGAAAACAAACTATGAGATATCATCAACTGTTGGAACTTCTTTGTTAGATGCTTATGTTAAAATGGGGAATGTTAAAGAAGCTGCCAAAGTTTTTGAGCTAATTGATGAAAAGGACATTGTGACATGGTCAGCAATGCTAGCTGGGTATGCTCAAATGGGTGAAATGGATGGAGCTGTACAAATTTTTCTTCAGTTGGTGAAGGAAGGGATTAGACCGAACGAGTTCACTTTTTCTAGTGTGATTCATGCTTGTGCCGGAACTTTAGCATCTGCAGAACAAGGTAAACAATTTCATGGATtgacaatcaaatcaagattgAATAATGCTTTATGTGTAAGTAGTGCTCTCGTTACCATGTATGCAAAGAGAGGAAATATCGAGAGCGCTAATGAAGTTTTCACAAGGCAACGTGATAGAGACTTGATTTCTTGGAACTCGATGATATCTGGATTTGCACAACATGGTCAAGGGAACAAAGCTCTTCAGATATTCGAGGATATGCAAAAACAGAAACTCGAAATGGATGGTATAACATTCATTGGCGTGATATCGGCTTGTACTCATGCAGGCTTAGTGGATGAAGGTCAAAGATACTTTGACATGATGATTAGAGATCATCACATTAATCCAACAATGGAGCACTTCTCTTGTATGGTTGATCTATACAGCCGAGCAGGAATGCTTGAAAAGGCGATGGATATCATAAACGAAATGCCATTCCCTGCAGGTGCAACTGTGTGGCGAACGCTCTTGTCTGCTTGCCATGTTCGACGCAATTTAGAGCTAGGAAAAATTGCTGCAGAAAAGCTCATTTCGCTTCAACCTGAAGACTCAGCTGCTTATGTACTGATGTCCAACATTTATGCAGCATCAGGAAACTGGCAAGAGAGAGCTGTAGTAAGGAAATTGATGGATGAAAGAAAAGTAAAGAAAGAAGCCGGGTATAGTTGGATTGAAGTGAGAAACAAAACCTACTCGTTCGTGGCTGGTGATCTCTCACATCCTATGGCAGAGCAAATCTattcaaagcttgaagaactaAGTATTCGGTTAAAGGATATGGGTTACCAGCCTGACACGAATTATGTACTTCATGATGTTGAAGAGGAACACAAAGCAGCCATTCTTTCTCAACACAGTGAAAGGCTAGCGATCGCTTTTGGCTTAATTGCTACACCTCCGGGAACTCCCATCCAGATTGTTAAAAACCTTAGAGTATGTGGAGATTGTCACAATGTTATCAAGTTAATATCTTTGATTGAAGAAAGATATATTGTTGTAAGGGATTCAAACCGCTTTCACCACTTTAAGAACGGTGTTTGCTCTTGCGGGGACTATTGGTGA
- the LOC115719085 gene encoding subtilisin-like serine-protease S — protein MMEFHKTILTLVLFFIRFSLLIGATSNTKHYIVYVGHHSHPNSEAVIRANHEILASVVGSVEKAQALSLHHYSKSFQGFSAKLTPEQAQLLAENEAVVSVFVSKMKKLDTTHSWDFLAIDSVNQYNHLSMDSKSNIIVGVIDGGVWPESKSFSDKGLGPVPKRFKGECVTGENFTLADCNSCRKIIGARFYYKGFEAEFGALESFGKPFFRSARDSDGHGSHTASTIGGSVVDNVSYFGIAKGTARGGAPSARLAIYKACWFDLCSDADILAALDDVIHDGVDVVSLSLGPDPPQPIYFEDSISVGTFHAFQKGIFVSASAGNSGLPSTASNVAPWIFTVAASTVDREFPTNVYLGNSRVLKGSSINPLKMDGFFSLIDGSAAAAKGIPSENASFCNNNTLDSNLIKGKIVVCTLEAVTDSRREKGLFVQQGGGVGMILIDPVLKDVGFQFVIPATLIGQEAAIELQDYIKTSKNPTAKIGRTKTILHTKPAPEVAAFSSAGPNIISPDIIKPDITGPGVNILAAWSPVAVESTGGRSVDFNIISGTSMSCPHASAIAAIIKSYRPSWSPAAIKSAIMTTATVLDNTKRLIGRDPNGIQATPFDHGSGHINPVAAIDPGLIYDFNSRDIIDFLCSTGASPSQLKNLTGHIIYCQNPPIPSYNFNYPSIGVSSLNGSLSLYRTVTYHGNGSTVYVPCVDSPTGVNVVVYPTKLKFTNAGEKKTFKVKLTPMASSNGSFVFGALTWSNGIHNVRSPIALNVV, from the exons ATGATGGAGTTTCACAAAACAATTCTTACCCTTGTTCTGTTTTTCATAAGATTTTCATTGTTGATTGGAGCTACTTCAAACACTAAG CATTACATTGTTTATGTGGGTCATCATTCCCATCCCAACTCAGAAGCTGTCATTAGAGCAAACCATGAGATTCTTGCTTCAGTTGTTGGAAG TGTTGAGAAAGCACAAGCTTTATCACTTCACCATTACAGTAAGAGTTTCCAAGGTTTCTCGGCCAAGCTTACACCCGAGCAGGCTCAACTACTTGCAG AGAATGAGGCAGTGGTTTCGGTTTTTGTGAGCAAGATGAAGAAGTTGGATACAACACATTCATGGGATTTTCTTGCTATAGATTCTGTAAACCAATATAACCACCTATCAATGGACTCGAAATCAAACATCATCGTTGGTGTTATTGATGGCG GAGTTTGGCCAGAGTCAAAGAGCTTTAGTGATAAGGGATTAGGCCCTGTCCCGAAAAGATTCAAGGGAGAATGTGTTACCGGCGAGAATTTTACACTAGCCGACTGCAACAG CTGTAGGAAAATCATAGGAGCTAGGTTCTATTACAAGGGATTCGAAGCAGAATTCGGTGCTCTTGAATCCTTTGGCAAGCCCTTCTTTCGATCAGCTCGGGACAGTGATGGTCATGGATCACACACAGCCTCAACAATAGGAGGATCAGTGGTTGACAATGTCAGCTATTTCGGAATAGCAAAAGGCACAGCAAGAGGTGGTGCTCCAAGTGCCAGGCTTGCTATCTACAAGGCTTGTTGGTTTGATTTATGTAGCGATGCAGATATTCTCGCTGCTCTAGATGATGTAATTCATGATGGAGTTGATGTAGTCTCTCTTTCGCTCGGTCCTGATCCTCCTCAGCCGATTTATTTTGAAGATTCCATCTCTGTTGGAACTTTCCATGCATTCCAGAAAGGGATTTTCGTTTCTGCTTCTGCTGGAAATTCCGGTCTTCCTAGCACTGCTAGCAATGTTGCTCCTTGGATCTTCACTGTTGCTGCAAGCACTGTCGATAGAGAGTTCCCTACTAATGTCTATCTAGGAAATTCAAGAGTTCTAAAG GGTTCATCTATAAATCCACTGAAGATGGACGGCTTTTTCAGCTTGATCGATGGGAGTGCTGCAGCTGCCAAAGGTATCCCAAGTGAGAACGCCAG CTTTTGCAATAACAATACTCTAGATAGCAACTTAATTAAGGGGAAAATTGTGGTGTGCACTCTCGAGGCTGTCACCGATAGCAGAAGAGAAAAGGGCTTGTTTGTACAACAAGGCGGTGGAGTTGGAATGATCCTCATAGATCCTGTGCTCAAAGATGTCGGTTTTCAGTTTGTCATCCCCGCTACTCTGATTGGTCAAGAAGCAGCAATAGAGCTTCAAGATTACATTAAGACATCAAA GAATCCAACAGCTAAAATCGGTAGAACCAAAACAATTCTACACACTAAACCAGCACCCGAAGTGGCAGCCTTCTCTTCTGCAGGACCAAATATTATAAGTCCAGACATTATCAAA CCCGATATTACAGGACCAGGAGTGAACATTTTAGCAGCATGGTCTCCCGTTGCAGTTGAATCAACTGGTGGAAGGTCTGTTGATTTCAACATAATCTCCGGGACATCCATGTCTTGCCCACATGCATCTGCAATTGCAGCCATTATAAAATCCTACCGACCTTCATGGAGTCCTGCAGCCATAAAATCTGCAATAATGACAACAG CAACTGTCCTCGATAACACTAAACGCCTCATTGGAAGAGATCCAAATGGCATACAAGCCACACCTTTCGATCATGGATCAGGACACATAAACCCAGTTGCAGCTATAGATCCTGGACTTATATACGATTTTAATTCTCGTGACATTATAGATTTTCTATGTAGCACCGGTGCAAGCCCTTCACAGCTGAAAAACCTCACGGGACATATAATCTATTGCCAGAATCCTCCAATACCTTCCTACAACTTTAACTATCCTTCAATCGGTGTGTCCAGTCTCAATGGAAGTTTATCTCTTTACAGGACTGTAACTTATCATGGAAATGGTTCAACTGTCTATGTTCCATGTGTGGATTCCCCGACGGGTGTTAATGTGGTAGTTTACCCAACTAAACTGAAGTTTACAAATGCCGGGGAAAAGAAGACCTTTAAAGTCAAACTCACCCCCATGGCGAGCAGCAATGGAAGCTTTGTGTTTGGAGCTTTGACATGGAGTAATGGTATCCATAATGTTAGGAGTCCAATCGCCCTCAATGTAGTTTAA